A single region of the Rhizobium binae genome encodes:
- a CDS encoding GtrA family protein — MILSKAVRYVFTGGLAAFVDLTMFRCVLALGVPLGLSATSSWLIAAAVNYSVTSRYVFNQAISRKRASLFLIGALVGLSINVCVTLILAQQVGLSPLCAKFFGIGTAFSFNFLINLLWVFR; from the coding sequence ATGATCTTGTCCAAGGCTGTTCGTTATGTGTTCACCGGGGGGCTCGCTGCATTCGTCGACCTCACGATGTTTCGCTGCGTGCTGGCGCTTGGCGTGCCGCTCGGCCTTTCGGCGACATCGAGCTGGCTGATCGCCGCCGCCGTCAATTACAGCGTCACCAGCCGCTATGTCTTCAATCAGGCAATAAGCCGCAAGCGCGCTTCACTGTTTCTGATCGGCGCCCTCGTCGGCCTGTCCATCAATGTCTGTGTGACGCTGATCCTCGCGCAGCAGGTCGGGCTCTCGCCCTTGTGTGCAAAGTTTTTCGGCATCGGGACGGCCTTCTCCTTCAATTTCCTGATAAACCTTCTCTGGGTGTTCAGGTAA
- a CDS encoding HAD family hydrolase, translating to MAKDIDWDSIRFVVFDVDGTLYSQRRLRLRMAGELIAHAVARGSLTNLRVLRAYRSLRETIGEEEIDDFQASLMARIVARTGEPAERIEAIVSEWIGRRPLAHLASCRYDGLVELFSGLRRQNKAIGIYSDYPAEEKLQRMNLSADYILTASDPGVGIQKPHPRGLQMLMQRAGVGPAQTVLIGDRPERDGLAARRAGVLPLIRSAVAREDWLTFSSYLDPVFAALRTEETSG from the coding sequence ATGGCGAAGGATATCGACTGGGACAGTATCCGTTTCGTCGTCTTCGACGTCGACGGAACGCTCTATAGCCAGAGAAGGCTGCGCCTTCGCATGGCGGGCGAATTGATCGCTCATGCGGTGGCGCGGGGCAGCCTGACCAATCTGCGTGTGCTTCGTGCATATCGTTCCTTGCGCGAAACCATCGGCGAGGAGGAGATCGACGATTTTCAGGCGAGCCTGATGGCGCGTATCGTCGCGCGAACCGGCGAACCTGCCGAAAGGATAGAGGCAATTGTCAGCGAGTGGATCGGCCGCCGTCCGCTCGCTCATCTCGCATCCTGCCGGTATGACGGGCTGGTCGAGCTGTTTTCCGGTCTTAGACGGCAGAACAAGGCGATTGGGATCTATTCTGATTATCCTGCCGAAGAGAAGCTGCAGAGGATGAACTTGTCGGCCGATTACATATTGACCGCAAGCGATCCGGGCGTCGGCATCCAGAAACCTCATCCACGCGGACTGCAGATGCTGATGCAGCGCGCCGGTGTCGGTCCGGCGCAAACCGTGCTGATCGGCGACAGACCGGAGCGAGACGGTCTTGCGGCGCGGCGCGCCGGTGTCCTGCCGCTCATTCGCTCCGCCGTAGCGCGGGAGGACTGGCTGACCTTTTCAAGCTATCTGGACCCGGTGTTCGCGGCGCTTCGGACAGAGGAAACTTCCGGATGA
- a CDS encoding UbiA prenyltransferase family protein, whose amino-acid sequence MNTGSSDRSVPASSRAGLRDYIAIARLDHSTKHVFIVPGIILAYLLRGVRNDDLVSAIVLGLVTAVCIASANYCINEWFDRDFDRHHPTKSQRSAVQSAMNGRLVQLEWTVLLIVGLGCAILSSKLLFCVACLFAIQGILYNLDPIRSKDKAYLDVISESINNPIRLVIGWSMIDPTSLPPGSIILAYWFGGAFLMAAKRLSEYDEIVASHGKELLSRYRASFAHYTQVSLTASCIAYSLFSIAFLSVFLVKYRIEYMLVLPFVVALFTAYFVMATKPGSTAQKPEKLFREPGLIAIVMALVAAFIFTTFVDIPLLVTLTEQHYITIR is encoded by the coding sequence ATGAATACAGGCTCGAGTGACCGCAGCGTCCCCGCATCAAGCAGAGCGGGCTTGCGCGACTATATCGCCATTGCACGGCTCGATCATAGCACGAAGCATGTCTTCATCGTTCCCGGCATCATCCTCGCCTATCTTCTGCGAGGGGTGAGAAACGATGACCTTGTGTCCGCGATCGTGCTCGGGCTCGTGACCGCAGTGTGCATCGCATCCGCGAACTACTGCATAAACGAGTGGTTCGATCGCGACTTTGACCGCCATCACCCGACGAAATCGCAGCGGTCCGCCGTGCAAAGCGCGATGAACGGCAGGCTGGTTCAGCTTGAATGGACCGTGCTGCTCATCGTCGGCCTCGGCTGCGCCATTCTCTCAAGCAAACTTCTCTTCTGCGTCGCCTGCCTGTTTGCGATTCAGGGAATCCTCTACAATCTCGACCCGATCAGAAGCAAGGACAAGGCCTATCTCGACGTCATCTCCGAATCGATCAACAATCCGATCCGCCTGGTGATCGGCTGGTCGATGATCGACCCAACGAGCCTGCCGCCGGGATCGATCATCCTGGCCTATTGGTTCGGCGGCGCGTTCCTAATGGCGGCCAAGCGCTTGTCGGAATATGACGAGATCGTCGCGTCACATGGCAAGGAACTGCTGTCGCGGTATCGGGCGAGTTTCGCGCACTATACGCAGGTCTCGCTGACCGCCTCATGCATTGCCTATTCATTATTTTCGATTGCCTTCCTGTCCGTCTTCCTGGTCAAGTATCGCATCGAGTACATGCTCGTCCTACCCTTCGTCGTTGCCCTGTTCACAGCCTATTTCGTGATGGCGACAAAGCCGGGCTCTACGGCGCAAAAACCGGAAAAGCTGTTCCGCGAGCCAGGGCTGATCGCAATCGTCATGGCTCTGGTGGCGGCCTTCATCTTCACGACATTCGTCGACATTCCTCTTTTAGTGACCCTGACCGAGCAGCACTACATCACCATCCGATGA